The following coding sequences are from one Arthrobacter crystallopoietes window:
- a CDS encoding MBL fold metallo-hydrolase, giving the protein MILNQYHLSSLSLSSYLIGDETSGNAVVVDPQRDIDQYLDDASRNNLTIVGVIDTHFHADFVAGHLELAAATGAWIGLGARAEAAYDFRKLHHGEKISLGEVELEIHETPGHTWESITVLVRERATDKTPHAALTGDTLFIGDVGRPDLAASVGADPVELARALYHSVHDDLMKLDGSVRLLPAHTAGSACGKNLSAERESTIGVQQAANPSVQPMSEDEFVTLITSGQPSAPTYFATDARLNCSRHPVMASRLHPAALPVDALERALSSGARILDARTPDLFAAGHLAGSINVGVDGRFEETAGMFFDHRDVIVIVAEPDREADVQLGLARIGCDRVVGFVPNLPELLAAQPQLAGSTDRVRADALDGALADPDTVVLDVRNAGEREDGAIPGTQHIPLAELPQRHHELPADKRIVVHCASGWRSSVAASALKSLGYTSVADVAGGYNAWAQHHQAA; this is encoded by the coding sequence GTGATCCTGAATCAATACCACCTCAGTTCACTGTCGTTGAGTTCCTATTTGATCGGGGACGAGACCAGCGGAAATGCTGTTGTCGTTGATCCGCAACGAGACATCGACCAGTATCTGGACGACGCCTCCCGAAACAACCTCACTATCGTGGGCGTGATCGACACCCACTTCCATGCCGACTTTGTGGCCGGCCACCTCGAACTGGCCGCCGCCACCGGAGCGTGGATCGGACTCGGTGCCCGGGCGGAAGCCGCCTACGACTTCCGCAAACTGCACCACGGGGAAAAGATTTCGCTGGGCGAGGTCGAACTGGAGATCCACGAGACCCCCGGCCACACTTGGGAGTCCATCACCGTGCTGGTCCGCGAGCGCGCAACAGACAAAACTCCGCATGCGGCCCTGACCGGAGACACCCTCTTCATTGGCGATGTGGGCCGGCCCGACCTTGCCGCTTCCGTCGGCGCCGACCCCGTGGAACTAGCCCGCGCCCTCTATCACTCAGTGCACGATGACCTGATGAAGCTTGATGGCAGCGTGCGCCTGCTGCCCGCACACACCGCAGGAAGCGCCTGCGGCAAGAACCTCTCGGCCGAGCGCGAATCGACCATCGGCGTGCAGCAGGCCGCGAACCCTTCCGTCCAGCCGATGAGCGAGGACGAATTCGTGACCCTGATTACCAGCGGCCAGCCGTCCGCCCCGACGTACTTTGCCACCGACGCCAGGCTGAACTGCAGCCGGCATCCGGTGATGGCCAGCAGGCTGCATCCCGCAGCCCTGCCCGTGGATGCACTGGAACGGGCACTGTCTTCAGGGGCACGGATTCTTGATGCGCGGACGCCGGATCTGTTCGCAGCAGGCCATCTGGCAGGCTCGATCAATGTGGGCGTTGACGGGCGTTTTGAGGAAACGGCGGGCATGTTCTTCGACCACCGGGATGTGATCGTCATTGTGGCCGAACCGGACAGGGAAGCCGACGTCCAACTAGGTCTTGCCCGCATTGGTTGCGACAGAGTGGTCGGTTTCGTCCCGAATCTTCCCGAACTCCTCGCGGCGCAGCCTCAGCTGGCCGGCAGCACGGACCGGGTCCGTGCTGATGCACTGGACGGCGCCCTGGCCGATCCGGACACCGTGGTGCTCGATGTCCGGAATGCCGGGGAGCGGGAGGACGGCGCCATTCCCGGAACCCAGCACATTCCGCTGGCCGAACTGCCGCAGCGCCACCACGAACTCCCGGCAGACAAACGCATTGTGGTGCATTGCGCCAGCGGCTGGCGCTCCAGTGTTGCCGCGAGCGCACTGAAGTCGCTCGGCTATACCAGCGTCGCCGATGTTGCGGGCGGCTACAACGCCTGGGCACAGCACCACCAGGCGGCGTGA
- a CDS encoding GlcG/HbpS family heme-binding protein, which translates to MNALTLADARSIIAAAEARAEEIGQPMNIAVVDAGGNLISHVRMDGAWLGSIDISINKAFTSRAFDIQTKDLGDNSQPGNQFYGIHASNHGRIMIFAGGVPLSRDGQVVGAIGVSGGSGEQDQTVAEAGAGAL; encoded by the coding sequence ATGAACGCCCTTACCCTTGCAGATGCCCGCAGCATCATTGCGGCCGCCGAAGCCCGCGCAGAAGAAATTGGCCAGCCGATGAACATCGCCGTCGTCGACGCCGGCGGAAACCTGATCTCCCACGTGCGGATGGACGGCGCCTGGCTGGGCAGCATCGACATCTCCATCAACAAGGCCTTCACCTCCCGCGCCTTCGACATCCAGACCAAGGACCTGGGCGACAACTCGCAGCCGGGCAACCAGTTCTACGGCATCCATGCCAGCAACCATGGCCGGATCATGATTTTCGCCGGCGGCGTGCCGCTCAGCCGGGACGGCCAGGTGGTCGGCGCGATCGGCGTCAGCGGCGGCAGTGGCGAGCAGGATCA
- a CDS encoding M23 family metallopeptidase: MRGRRRAEDTSLLTAARNQDSDGRRRATKRRFTASTSQKAGLALAATGIIALAAVPTAQAVSGNEDLSGVSAASTSSAPVTAAQDSEMKFERIEVTSKAAPEQKAEPKTEVKAASIEKTDDAKDKPKAEPKKESKAASKETAASGLASPVAELNQSSGFGYRINPVTGAAGEFHNGSDYALACGTDVKAAAAGKVVEASSSAVGYGNRIVIEHADGMKTTYNHLQSIGISQGQKVSAGDSIADLGTTGNSTGCHLHFEVVVGGEEVDPAKFL, encoded by the coding sequence GTGCGCGGACGCCGTCGCGCCGAAGACACTTCCCTGCTGACCGCCGCGCGGAACCAAGACAGCGATGGCCGCCGCCGAGCGACGAAGCGCCGCTTTACCGCCAGCACGTCCCAGAAGGCCGGTCTGGCCTTGGCTGCCACCGGCATTATTGCCTTGGCCGCCGTTCCCACGGCCCAGGCGGTCTCCGGCAACGAAGACCTGAGCGGCGTCAGCGCCGCCAGCACGTCTTCGGCCCCGGTGACGGCAGCCCAGGACAGCGAGATGAAGTTCGAGCGTATCGAAGTGACCAGCAAGGCTGCTCCCGAACAGAAGGCTGAACCGAAGACCGAGGTGAAGGCTGCCTCCATCGAGAAGACCGATGACGCCAAGGACAAGCCGAAGGCCGAGCCGAAAAAGGAGTCCAAGGCCGCCTCGAAGGAGACCGCCGCCAGCGGCCTGGCTTCCCCCGTCGCCGAGCTGAACCAGTCCTCGGGCTTCGGCTACCGGATCAACCCCGTCACCGGGGCGGCCGGCGAATTCCACAACGGGTCTGATTATGCCCTCGCCTGCGGCACCGACGTCAAGGCTGCTGCCGCCGGCAAGGTCGTCGAGGCTTCCTCCAGCGCCGTAGGCTACGGCAACCGCATTGTCATTGAGCATGCCGACGGCATGAAGACCACCTACAACCACCTGCAGAGCATCGGCATCAGCCAGGGCCAGAAGGTCTCGGCCGGCGACTCCATTGCTGATCTGGGCACAACCGGCAATTCCACTGGCTGCCACCTGCACTTCGAGGTCGTCGTCGGTGGCGAGGAAGTAGACCCGGCCAAGTTCCTCTAG